AGCCGAGGGCGACCGAGGCCACCAGCGTCACCAGCAGCGCAAGACCGCCGAGCAGCAGCGTGTTGGGGAACGGACGGGAGAGCAGGTCGGCGACCGACTCGCCCCGCGCGGACGTGCCGAGATCCCCGGTGGGCAGGCCGCTCATCCAGTGCCAGAAGCGCTCCAGGACCGGCTGGTCCAGGCCCAGCAGCCGACGCCGCTCGGCGATGCCGGCCGCGCTCTCCCCGCGCTCGGAGGTGGCGTCCGCCGCGTTGCCCGGCAACAACTCCACGGCGGCGAAGACGAAGGCGAGCAGCAAGGCCAGCAGCAGCGCCCGGCGGGCGAGCACCCCGGCCACCGCCGTGACCGTACGCAACACGGCCGGGGCCGTCCGGGGCTCGCTGCCCTGGGACGGCCCGCTCCGTGTCGCCGGGATCAGCGAGCCAGCCATGCCGTCTCGAGCTGGACGCGCCCATAGCCGGGCAGGGTGGGCAGGTCACGCACGGCAGCGGCGGCGAGATCGATGCCGTCGGCCATGCCCCACAGCAGATAGCCGGACTCGTCGAACTCGATCTGCTGAAGCTCGTGCAGCACCTTCGCGCGAGCGGCCGCGTCCTTGGTTCCCATGGCCTTGCGGTACGAGGCGTCGAACTCGGCGTTCTTCCAGCCCGCCTCGTTCTGCCCCGAGTCGGACACCATGGTCTTGCTGGCGAAGAACACCACGGAGTCGTTGGTGCCCCAGTACGTGCTGTACAGGTCGCCCTTGAGCCAGGTCTTGTCCCAGAACGTGGCCGACTCCTGCTTGGTCACCTTCACCTTCACCCCGGCCTCACGGACCTGGGAGGCGAAAAGGGTGGCCGCCTCGGCGAGGCCCGGGATGTCCTCGGTGGTCAGCAGCTCGTACGTCTTCGACAGGTCGAACTCCGCCTCCGCCAGCAGGGACTTGGCCTTGGCCAGATCGCGGGTGCGCTGCGGGATGTCCTTGGCGTAGACGGGGTCGCCGGTGCCGAGGATGTCGTTGGCGACCGTGCCGTAGCCGGACAGCACCTGCTTGACCATGGCCTCACGGTCCACGGCCAGCCGCAGCGCCTCCCGCACCTTCGCGTCCGCGAACGGGCCGTCGGCGGTACGCATCACGATCGGCATCGCCATGTCGTTGGGCCGCCGGACGATCTGGATGTCCCCCCGGCTCTCGGCCGTACGGGCCGCCACCGCACCGACGTTGGACGCGACGTCGATCTGCCCGGCCAGCAGAGCGTTCGCCATCGCCTGCGGGCTCTCGAAGATCTTGACCTCGATGGCGTCGAGGTACACGTCACCGCCGTACCAGTCCTCGTTGCGCACCAGGCGGGCGTTGCCGGAGCGGAACCAGTCCAGCTTGAACGGGCCCGTGCCGGGCGCCTTGCCGAGGTCCTTCTCCGCGGTGTCCTTCTTCAGGACGAACGTCGTCAGGCGCAGCAGCAGCGGCAGTTCGGCGTTGGCGTAGTCCGACACGAGTACGACGGTGCCGGTGCCCTCGGCCTTGATGTTCTCCGGCTTGATCCCGGGCAGCCGGGACGCGCCGGAGGGGGTGTTGCGCAGCCGCTTCAGCGACCAGACGACGTCCTCGGCGGTGACCGGGGAGCCGTCGTGGAACTTCGCACCCTTGGCGATGGTGAACTTCCACGTCTTGAGGTCGTCCGAGGGCTCCCAACGAGCCGCGAGCCGCGGCACGGTGTTGGGCTTGGTGCCGGGCACGGTGAGCGTGTCGTAGACCAGCGAAATGATCAGGTAGTCGCTCTCGTTGGCCTGTGTGCCGTGCGGATCACGGGTGATGGCCGACGCGCGGCCCAGTGCGCCGACCCGCAGGGTGCCACCGGGCCGCGGCTTTTCGTTCGCCTTGTCAGGCGAGTCGGACGAGGTCTCGTCATTGCCGCCGCAGGCGGCGAGAAGCACGGATGCGCCTATTCCGCCACCGGCAAGCAGCACTTGGCGCCTGTTCAGGTTCACTTTCGACCTCGTTCCACTGGAGTGGGGCATTTTGCTTAGGTGTGCCTACCCTAAGAAGATCCTTTTGGCAACCTGCGTGATGTCGTCGTTACGTGGTTTCGGGGGCGTCAAAGCCGCGCACAGAAGCACGTCTTGGCGCATGGGAGGTCAATGAGGTGATGCGGGGCACAGGGGCCCTAGTTAGGGTTGCCTTACCTAAATCGGGTTGGTATACGTTGCAGGCGCCGCTGCCACAGTCGATTCTCAGGTTGGCGCATCACGAGACCGCACCCCCCGCCCAGAGCCCCACTCCGCACCCTGAAACGGACGTCTCTGTCATGCCCTTGGGAGCCGCATCCCTGCGTCAGCTCGCCCCGCACGCCGTTGCCGAGCTGACCGAAGCAGCCCAGAAGATCCTTGCCGACTCCGGCGGTTCGACCGCCCGGCCCGAACTCCTCCGACGCGTTGCCCAGGCCTCGGCCGATCTTGACGAAACGATTCGTCACGCCTGTCGCCCCGTCGACACCGACGACGGTCTGTTCGTCCTGCGCGGCCTGACCGTCGACGACACCGAGATCGGCCCCACGCCCGCCAGTTGGGCCACCGCCGACGACACGGCCGCCGAGTGGGACGTACTCCTGCTGCTCCTCGCCACCGTGATGGGCCGGCCGATCGCCTGGGAGGGGCAGCAGGACGGCCGGTTCGTGCACAACATCGTGCCCGCGCCCGGCCACGAGCAGGAGCAGACCGGCGCCAGCAGCACCGTGCTGCTCAGCCCGCACACCGAGGACGCCTTCCACCCCGGCCGCGCGCATCTGCTCATGCTCGGCTGCCTGCGCAACCACGACGCCGTCGCCACCACCGCGGCCTCCGTCCGCAAGGTCCGCCTCGCCGAGGACGACGTCGCCCAACTGTCCCGCCCGGTGCTCCCGATCCTCCCCGACGACGCCTACACCGAGGCCCAGGGCTTCGCGGGCCCGCCGCCGAAGATCCCCGCCCTGTGGCAGTCCCCGGACGGCCCGACCCTGCGCTACGACCCCGCCTACACCCCACTCGACGACGCCCCCGCCGACCACCGCGCCGCCTACGACCGGCTGACCGCCGAACTGGAGCGTGTCTCGGTCGCCGTCAGCCTCGAACCCGGTGACGTCCTGGTCGTCGACAACGACCTGGTCGTCCACGGCCGCGTCCCGTTCCGAGCCCGCTACGACGGCACCGACCGTTGGCTGAAGCGGGCCTCGGTACGCGTCCCCGGCCGCCGCAGCCGCCCGCCCGCCGAGGCCGGCGAACACGGCTATGGGCAGGCCGTGTTGGTCGCCGACGTCTGATCACCGCCACGGAGGGAACAGCAGTGACCCAGAACCACATACCCGCACCCGACAAGAGCCTGCGCATCCTCAGCACCAGCGACCTCGCCGGCATCGACATCTCCCTCGCCGACGTCGTCGACGTGGTCGAGCAGGCCTACCGCACCCTTGCCGACGGCAAGTCGGCCAACCCGCGCAAGCTCACCGTCAAGCCCGAGGACGGCCACTCCGTCTCGTACGCCATGCTCGGCCGCGACGGTGTGCGGGGCGTCGTCGCGGTCAAGACGTCGTACAAGCACGGCCTGGACAAGGGCCGGGACGAGCAGCACTACTACACGACCCTGACCATCTACGACGACACCACCGGCCTGCCGGTCGCGATGATGGACTGCGGCCGCATCGGCTCGCTGCGCACCCCGGCCGTCTCCGCACTGCTCGCCCGCGAGTGCGCGGCCCTCGGCAGCCGCAGCGCCCTCGTCATCGGCACCGGGACGCAGGGGCGACTGGCCCTGCCCTTCCTGCTCACCACGCTGCCGCAGCTGGACCGGCTCATGGTGTACGGCACTCACCCGGAAGGTCTCGCGGCGGTGCGGGAGCGGTTCCACCACTACTTCCCGGAGCGGGAGTTGGAGGTCGTGGAGGACGTACGGGCCGCGGCTTCCGATGCCGATGTCGTGGTCGCCACCGCGGGCAACCACACCCCGGCCGCCGTGGAGTCCGACGACCTGAAGCCCGGCGCGCTGTCCATCCTGGTCGGCCACGGCATCGCGCCCTCCACCCTCCAGCGGGCGGATCGCGTCATCGCCACAAGCGAGGCCCAGATGAAGGTCACCGGCACCGACATGACCGACGCCAACGGCAACTTCCCGCCCGTCGACGCCGAGTTCCCCGAAGTCCTGGCCGGGCGGGCGCGGGGGCGGCACACGCCGGACGAGCGGATCTTCGCGTACAACAGCGGTCTGGTGGTCACCGACATCGCGCTCGGCCACCGGTTCGCACAGCTCGCCATCGAGCAGGGGCTGGGAACGCGGGTGTCGGTGTGGCAGTGAGCGCCTCTCCTGTGTCCGCATCCCTTTCGTCCGCTCCTCCCTTGCCCGCCCACCCGGACCCCGAGTTGGAGGCGATCCTCGGCAGCGGACTTCCGCACGAGCTGTCGTACGCCCTCGGCGGTCCGTTCCACCTGCTGCTGCCCGACCGCTTCGACGCCAACGCCGCCGCTTTCCGGGCGGTGTTGGCGGAGGCGGGCGTCGAGGGGCGCGTGTACTACGCGAAGAAGGCGAACAAGGCGGCGGCGTGGATCGAGCGCTGCGCCCTGACCGGCACGGGCGTCGATGTGGCCAGCGCCGGTGAGCTGCGGGACGCCCTCGGGTGCGGGGTTCGCGGCGAGGGCATCGTGGTGACCGGGCCCGCCAAGGCCGACGGGCTGCTGCGGGTCGCCGTGCTCCAGGGGTGCCTGATCGCGGTGGACGCCCTCGACGAACTGGACCGGATCATCGCCCTCGGGCGCCCCGCGCGGGTGCTGCTGCGGCGGCTTCCCCCTGCCCAGCCGCACAGCCGATTCGGGCTGGACGACGGGGAGTTGGAGACGGCGCTCGTACGGTGCCGGGAAGCAGGCCTGGTGATGGAGGGCTTCTCCTTCCATCTCTCCGGCTACGACCCGCAGGCTCGGGCCGAACTCGCCGCCGAACTGGTCGACTTGTGCCTCAAGGCACGGACGCTCGGCCTGCGCGCCGACCGGATCAGCATCGGCGGCGGATTCGCCGTCGACTACACGGACGCCGAGCACTGGGAGCGCTATCTGCGCGAACAGCGGCCCGAGCACTATCACGCGGGCAAGTCCTTCGCTCCGGCGGACTTCTACCCGTACCACTCGCCGGTGGCCGGTCCCGACGCGCTGCGCGCGGTGCTGGCCTCGGACGGCCTCGCCGGGCGGCTGCGTGAGGCGGGCGTGCAGCTGCTGCTGGAGCCCGGGCGGGC
This genomic window from Streptomyces sp. DG2A-72 contains:
- a CDS encoding Y4yA family PLP-dependent enzyme — encoded protein: MPAHPDPELEAILGSGLPHELSYALGGPFHLLLPDRFDANAAAFRAVLAEAGVEGRVYYAKKANKAAAWIERCALTGTGVDVASAGELRDALGCGVRGEGIVVTGPAKADGLLRVAVLQGCLIAVDALDELDRIIALGRPARVLLRRLPPAQPHSRFGLDDGELETALVRCREAGLVMEGFSFHLSGYDPQARAELAAELVDLCLKARTLGLRADRISIGGGFAVDYTDAEHWERYLREQRPEHYHAGKSFAPADFYPYHSPVAGPDALRAVLASDGLAGRLREAGVQLLLEPGRALLDRAGCTVFRVQGVKDRSGYGIVTVDGSSLSLSEQWFSSEYLPDPVLLPVAGASEPYAACVGGATCLESDMVTWRKVRLSARPALGDLLVYPNTAGYQMDSNESPFHDLPLPPKVVLDTAGDRVRWRLDRHPPA
- a CDS encoding TauD/TfdA family dioxygenase codes for the protein MPLGAASLRQLAPHAVAELTEAAQKILADSGGSTARPELLRRVAQASADLDETIRHACRPVDTDDGLFVLRGLTVDDTEIGPTPASWATADDTAAEWDVLLLLLATVMGRPIAWEGQQDGRFVHNIVPAPGHEQEQTGASSTVLLSPHTEDAFHPGRAHLLMLGCLRNHDAVATTAASVRKVRLAEDDVAQLSRPVLPILPDDAYTEAQGFAGPPPKIPALWQSPDGPTLRYDPAYTPLDDAPADHRAAYDRLTAELERVSVAVSLEPGDVLVVDNDLVVHGRVPFRARYDGTDRWLKRASVRVPGRRSRPPAEAGEHGYGQAVLVADV
- a CDS encoding ABC transporter substrate-binding protein, which encodes MNLNRRQVLLAGGGIGASVLLAACGGNDETSSDSPDKANEKPRPGGTLRVGALGRASAITRDPHGTQANESDYLIISLVYDTLTVPGTKPNTVPRLAARWEPSDDLKTWKFTIAKGAKFHDGSPVTAEDVVWSLKRLRNTPSGASRLPGIKPENIKAEGTGTVVLVSDYANAELPLLLRLTTFVLKKDTAEKDLGKAPGTGPFKLDWFRSGNARLVRNEDWYGGDVYLDAIEVKIFESPQAMANALLAGQIDVASNVGAVAARTAESRGDIQIVRRPNDMAMPIVMRTADGPFADAKVREALRLAVDREAMVKQVLSGYGTVANDILGTGDPVYAKDIPQRTRDLAKAKSLLAEAEFDLSKTYELLTTEDIPGLAEAATLFASQVREAGVKVKVTKQESATFWDKTWLKGDLYSTYWGTNDSVVFFASKTMVSDSGQNEAGWKNAEFDASYRKAMGTKDAAARAKVLHELQQIEFDESGYLLWGMADGIDLAAAAVRDLPTLPGYGRVQLETAWLAR
- a CDS encoding ornithine cyclodeaminase family protein, yielding MTQNHIPAPDKSLRILSTSDLAGIDISLADVVDVVEQAYRTLADGKSANPRKLTVKPEDGHSVSYAMLGRDGVRGVVAVKTSYKHGLDKGRDEQHYYTTLTIYDDTTGLPVAMMDCGRIGSLRTPAVSALLARECAALGSRSALVIGTGTQGRLALPFLLTTLPQLDRLMVYGTHPEGLAAVRERFHHYFPERELEVVEDVRAAASDADVVVATAGNHTPAAVESDDLKPGALSILVGHGIAPSTLQRADRVIATSEAQMKVTGTDMTDANGNFPPVDAEFPEVLAGRARGRHTPDERIFAYNSGLVVTDIALGHRFAQLAIEQGLGTRVSVWQ